Below is a genomic region from Rosa chinensis cultivar Old Blush chromosome 5, RchiOBHm-V2, whole genome shotgun sequence.
ACAATgtgcaaataaaataaaagacagCTTTATGAGTGTTCATCACTGTTCCTCTACTTCGAAGTTTTTGAAATGTATCAGTGTTGGGGTTTGCAATACAACGGCATTCTGGAAGCTTCGCAGTATATGCAAATGAAAATCTAAATATAGTTTCCATTGCATAAGAGAGTGCTTTGGCTTCTGAAGATAAAGAAAAGATTACCTCAAGAACCAATGTTGTCACCATGACAGTACAAACATTGCCATCAACATTGACTCTATGCCGCCTAACTTTCTCCAGTAACTGCTGCATGCAATCAACAGGATGAACCAGATCACCTTCTGGAGTACCCCAGAAAGTGAATGACTCCTCCACTTCCTGTAGGAACATGGTTAGGGAACTCTGGCACAGAACCTAGCAAATGCTTCCCAAGTTCATAAAATCTTTGTATTCACATAATATTGGATCCTATGATCCACATATGCTTACAATATAAGTAAATACACATGGAAacaaaattaagataaagaaactCAAAAGAATCATAAAGTTCATTGCTAGAAGCATTAACTAAACagaccagaaaaataaaaagaacagtACATTTACCACATCTTGAATTCAACATGAATCTCATCTAAATTTATTCTAAAAATTGTGCTTAATAGAGGTCGTGCTTGGAGTTTAAGAAAAAAACTATTGCCAGGGAAGCTGGATTAAATAtgaaattctttattttattttattttattttgtacaaAATATACATTTAACAccaaccaaaaacagaaaagagcgATGTGTCTTCAGAACTGTTGAAAATAACAAGGAAAAACCTAAGAAGGTGACTTAGGATTCAAGAGAGTTGAGTTTTGCAAGAAAACTAAAAATACCAATAAGCTTTTCATTTTAATTAGAACATCAAACCCTGCAACCTTATCCCAGTCACTTTAAAGTTTTCTAGAAGTAAAGTTGTCCAACAATTATACCTcaatgaaagcctttggatttGGGCAATTCTGTTGCTTAGAGAGTCCTAGTGTGCACTCAGCAGCAGTGCGCCCATCATGACGTGCAAAAGCCTTGAAACATTCAAGTAAATTCACTCTGTCACTTCTAGAAAGTTCAGCAGTCATGCCTACATCAAGGAAAATGACATGAGGCTTTGATTTAAACAGTCGCTTCCGAGAAGGCTTGTTCTGAGCCACCCAAACAAGTATGTTCCCAGGATGCATGTCTGCATGTATAAAGTTGTCCACCTGAAAACAGAAACTTGGATAACTTGTAAGCCATGCTATATCATACTTCATGTCTCAAATTAAACAGGAAATAATGACCATAGCAAAAGTTATAAGACAGAAATCACTATCTTCCAAAGTCAAAAAAATGCCTATGA
It encodes:
- the LOC112202936 gene encoding uncharacterized protein LOC112202936, which encodes MFLQEVEESFTFWGTPEGDLVHPVDCMQQLLEKVRRHRVNVDGNVCTVMVTTLVLEGWQRKLDPAYNVMHTLQTLLLKADWAKSLSYTIEGLMAP